A stretch of Caenorhabditis elegans chromosome IV DNA encodes these proteins:
- the ins-1 gene encoding Insulin-like peptide INSL5 (Confirmed by transcript evidence): MYWFRQVYRPSFFFGFLAILLLSSPTPSDASIRLCGSRLTTTLLAVCRNQLCTGLTAFKRSADQSYAPTTRDLFHIHHQQKRGGIATECCEKRCSFAYLKTFCCNQDDN; encoded by the exons ATGTACTGGTTTCGTCAAGTTTACAG accCTCGTTCTTCTTTGGCTTTCTCGCGATCCTTCTCCTCTCGTCGCCGACGCCTTCAGACGCATCGATTCGACTATGTGGATCACGTCTCACAACAACCCTTTTAGCAGTATGCCGGAATCAGCTGTGCACTGGATTAACCGCTTTCAAAC GTTCCGCCGACCAATCCTATGCACCAACAACTCGCGATCTTTTTCACATTCACCACCAACAAAAGCGAGGCGGAATTGCGACAGAATGTTGTGAGAAGCGATGTTCATTTGCATATCTCAAAACATTCTGCTGCAATCAGGACGATAATTGA
- the F13B12.2 gene encoding Major facilitator superfamily (MFS) profile domain-containing protein (Partially confirmed by transcript evidence), with product MKQVTAAVPNAIFGQNSFMIRNVIEDQGKVVFICLITILLSILPVGYYIVLLNVPEKVFQAFIFDHFENIFGLQLSKTEESLVWSLTVSSQGVGALIGCLIVSPISKFGAKDVLMRLNNVILIAGSLLMFLSYWITFPIAFIVGRILTGVYTGLACAFAPLYLQQIIPKNIKGSMSCFLHIAVCFGSSLGAIFSLPFMFGSETTWPILVVLPAGFGIIMLAASYFIPDTPNNLLQMGRYTEAIESIKFYYDIEDSDEDEIIKEYWDMVPEMPEQLSLCSAFSNSSIRRGILLGMVVSATQIFSGSMVTISYSTEMFEAVSFIDILVPFLPALGSILSILLTIPALRWVETRGRRPLLLKTLMFCIIANVFLLIFTLISSDSSGWASWGFAAAFFMYGIGYNLGVGPVAYFLPAELVPPEAASASLGAAVAVNWICTITTTLFYYPLSKTVGGWSYLIFIIPTSIFSMILWRLLPETKFHYKIDPLEIRLLTDLGPSIAPNYGTLDLDEPTLF from the exons ATGAAGCAA GTAACCGCCGCTGTTCCAAACGCAATATTTGGCCAAAACAGTTTTATGATTCGAAATGTAATTGAAGACCAGGGAAAAGTAGTCTTCATATGTCTCATTACAATACTTTTGTCGATTTTACCTGTTGGATACTATATTGTTTTATTGAATGTACCGGAAAAAGTGTTTCAAGCATTcatatttgatcattttgaaaatatatttggtCTTCAGCTGAGCAAAACAGAGGAGAGCTTGGTTTG GTCACTTACAGTATCTTCTCAGGGAGTTGGTGCTTTAATAGGATGCCTTATAGTGTCTCCAATATCAAAATTCGGTGCAAAAGATGTACTGATGCGTCTGAACAACGTCATTCTGATTGCAG GCTCACTTCTGATGTTTTTGTCCTATTGGATTACATTCCCGATTGCGTTTATTGTAGGCAGAATTTTAACTG GTGTCTACACAGGTTTAGCTTGTGCATTTGCCCCACTTTATCTCCAACAaataataccaaaaaatataaaaggaTCTATGAGCTGCTTTCTGCATATTGCAGTATGTTTCGGATCATCACTTGGAGCAATTTTCTCGCTTCCGTTTATGTTTGGAAGTGAGACAACATGGCCGATTCTTGTCGTTTTACCTGCGGGTTTTG GTATAATTATGCTGGCGGCATCATATTTCATCCCAGATACTCCAAACAATTTATTGCAAATGGGAAGATACACAGAAGCTATCGAAAGTATTAA attttattACGATATAGAAGATAGTGACGAAGATGAGATAATCAAAGAATATTGGGACATGGTACCTGAG atgcctGAACAACTCTCACTTTGTTCGGCTTTCTCGAATTCTTCCATTAGACGGGGGATTTTGCTTGGCATGGTTGTAAGTGCTACTCAAATATTTTCGGGGAGTATGGTTACAATTTCATATTCTACAGA aatgtttgAAGCAGTATCCTTCATTGATATTCTTGTCCCATTCCTACCTGCCCTTGGTTCCATTCTATCAATTCTTCTAACTATCCCAGCTCTCCGATGGGTTGAGACAAGAGGAAGACGACCATTGCTACTCAAAACACTAATGTTTTGTATAATTGCAAATGTCTTTCTTCTAATATTCACTTTAATATCAAGTGATAGTTCTGGATGGGCATCTTGGGGATTCGCAGCTGCATTTTTCATGTATGGTATTGGATACAATTTGGGTGTTGGACCAGTTGCATATTTCCTCCCAGCTGAATTAGTTCCACCTGAAGCAGCGAGTGCAAGTTTAG GTGCGGCGGTTGCTGTGAATTGGATTTGTACAATTACCACGACACTGTTTTATTATCCATTGAGTAAGACTGTTGGAGGATGGAGTTACTTGATATTTATTATTCCAac gTCTATTTTCTCAATGATTTTATGGAGGTTACTTCCAGAAACTAAATTTCATTATAAG ATTGATCCATTGGAAATACGACTTCTGACAGATCTCGGACCATCAATTGCTCCGAATTATGGTACATTAGACCTTGACGAACCAACTTTGTTTTGA
- the F13B12.4 gene encoding Putative pyridoxal-phosphate dependent protein F13B12.4 (Confirmed by transcript evidence) produces the protein MKLLLLALFLSISASCLAEDITKISESRIPNEDAVPDYEAKWRLGAIQKLWNERRKMGHTPMTKFSPPGFPNADIFFKNETATATRTLKHRFAWALLLWAITEGKVTSKTSAVYDSTSGNTGSAEAYMCTLVNVPYYAVVADNLEKEKVKQIESFGGKIIKVPVALRNAKAKEFADKNHGFYMNQFGNAEKAEEFHESGDFYFESTNVYHEIIVQLKKDKEQIVKIPDYFVHSAGTGGTISSVGRYVARYGAPTKVVLSDSQYSLFYDYVIGHKFTNQSGAGIWTPPGIAGIGYGYDIEPVWYGETTSLTRNVIHEAMKMPDIASVATMRILDEKGYNVGPSTSLNFLVSLYKAYQNKARKSAIKHRLTIVTLACDPGDFYRSTYLNNEWVEKSFKKFGGVMGMECWKKLIQESIDTGSDFYSKGLTMCPGAFKV, from the exons ATGAAACTACTTCTTCTGGCTCTGTTTCTGAGCATATCCGCAAGTTGCCTTGCAGAAgatataacaaaaatttctgaaagtcGAATTCCGAATGAGGATGCTGTACCtgatt atgaagCAAAATGGAGGCTCGgagcaattcaaaaattatggaatgAACGACGAAAGATGGGACACACACCAATGACAAAATTCAGTCCCCCTGGTTTCCCGAACGCCgacattttcttcaaaaatgaaactgcCACAGCTACGAGAACGTTGAAGCACAGATTTGCATGGGCTCTTCTTCTTTGGGCTATTACAGAAG gaaaagtGACTTCAAAAACATCCGCTGTCTACGACTCAACATCTGGTAATACTGGGTCTGCTGAAGCCTACATGTGTACTTTAGTCAATGTCCCATACTATGCTGTCGTTGCTGATAATTTGGAAAAGGAGAAAGTCAAGCAAATTGAGAGTTTCGGAGGAAAAATTATCAAG GTTCCTGTGGCTCTTCGCAATGCAAAAGCTAAGGAATTCGCCGACAAAAACCACGGATTCTACATGAATCAATTTGGAAACGCTGAAAAAGCTGAAGAATTCCATGAAAGTGGAGACTTTTATTTTGAGTCCACAAATGTCTATCATGAAATTATTGTTCAACTCAAAAAGGACAAAgagcaaattgtcaaaatccCTGACTACTTTGTTCATTCAGCAGGAACCGGTGGAACTATTTCGTCAGTTGGCAGATATGTCGCTAGATATGGAGCACCTACAAAAGTCGTACTCTCCGATTCTCAATACTCTTTATTCTACGATTATGTAATTGGACATAAATTCACAAATCAATCTGGTGCAGGTATTTGGACACCTCCAGGGATTGCTGGAATTGGTTACGGATATGATATTGAACCAGTGTGGTACGGAGAAACAACAAGTTTAACAAGAAATGTAATCCATGAAGCCATGAAAATGCCTGATATTGCATCAGTAGCTACAATGAGAATTCTCGATGAAAAAGGTTATAATGTGGGACCGTCAACATCACTCAACTTCCTTGTTTCTCTTTACAAAGCCTATCAGAACAA agccaGAAAATCTGCTATCAAGCATCGTCTTACGATTGTTACACTGGCTTGTGACCCAGGAGATTTCTACCGTAGTACGTACCTTAACAACGAATGGGTCGAGAAAAGTTTCAAGAAGTTTGGAGGTGTTATGGGAATGGAATGTTGGAAAAAGCTGATTCAAGAATCAATTGATACGGGTTCTGATTTCTATTCGAAAGGTCTCACTATGTGTCCAGGAGCTTTTAAAGTTTAA
- the F13B12.7 gene encoding Neprosin domain-containing protein (Confirmed by transcript evidence), producing MRTGDIPKFVSKTTRMYRIQNEVCNKTEIFQFSIGNKVVSCPLYDGLAFLDNNSTHIVQCPTYCEVCKKMFICSKRSLTGIIYTPDGRKKDSIDFQYGFLDQPVVRGVDWSIFVVYIFIFALCANIITFAFSDN from the exons ATGAGAACGGGAGATATTCCTAAATTTGTTTCCAAGACAACTAGAATGTACCGTATTCAA AACGAAGTTTGcaacaaaactgaaatatttcaattttcgatcgGAAATAAAGTTGTCAGCTGTCCTCTTTACGATGGGTTGGCTTTTCTTGACAATAATTCAACACATATTGTGCAATGTCCAACATATTGTGAAGTTTGcaagaaaatgttcatttgtTCGAAAAGATCATTGACAG GAATCATCTACACACCGGATGGTCGCAAAAAAGattcaattgattttcaatatgGTTTTCTTGATCAACCTGTTGTTCGCGGCGTCGACTGGTCAATTTTTGTTGtgtatattttcatatttgccTTATGTGCAAATATTATAACTTTTGCGTTTTCAgataattaa
- the F13B12.3 gene encoding Ion transport domain-containing protein (Confirmed by transcript evidence) gives MNLDVPSGRRKTIKFRTRNFSIEDDKYWIQPSRCTSVDMSSREIINKLNEMEQEEKLFITYDVIERNPKFATVGGSIFEFINNTMQPILKCHLSQVKDTNMLHLIASSFFKRSDLHEIWAKCEYPIFAGLLVVYVSEKMRKLFSGQHEPVIAEAFEKIQNSFDDECTALLDQCFHTSERDTRAVLDTNYHLFIHTDGCPSVEEDMEVMALASAAKAKNFLSHPACQREIDFRWQPGFKLGQMAFFLFFFFPPLFFLRGKQRIKKREIKTMMLKMDHSGNMTSITYSNFLIRVYNFYTSPNAKYVIHTLFRLIYVIFYAYVLMTMTRKTMVMNELDEFLDEMAIIVWQCAYLTEMAVLVYQRGFYNWAERNTADLYRNYLVAMTMIAWSVAVIAPPTWPIRAFAIISADLFFYFSFVFATLRLMKIANVDAFFGSIVLMIKKMIPIMVKFMFVFMVFWFTYAVCHISLAGHLKSTPNITDVVWPWLIFSSGAFEIFGEADEEDKLGTVSKCSSAPLNWDVITDSSVQCWFKTSMIPVFLFCYMLVSSVLLVNLVTALLSKKYEDIDKVSHIYWKYKLYSRLIEYEEKLWIPAPLSLLFYILKTFCFFLSKIPIIGVIPNYFMKILHIFEGKVYAKERRKNRKYEAVMNGLISNPNRWDGPTEDEKKSVELVREQMSILEADRKRKRLETDLIRTRFEEIMSEIENTNRFRRIRSQTTF, from the exons ATGAACCTCGACGTTCCATCCGGTCGTCGGAAAACTATCAAATTTAGAACAagaaatttttctattgaGGATGATAAATATTGG atacAACCGTCACGATGCACTTCCGTAGATATGTCGTCAAGGGAAATTATTAATAAGCTGAACGAAATGGAACAAGaa GAGAAGCTGTTCATAACATATGATGTCATTGAACGTAATCCAAAGTTTGCAACGGTCGGTGGATCAATCTTTGAATTCATCAACAACACGATGCAACCTATTCTTAAATGTCATCTATCGCAAGTTAAAGACACAAACATGTTGCACTTAATCGCGTCTTCCTTCTTCAAAAG GAGCGATCTTCACGAGATTTGGGCTAAATGCGAGTATCCGATTTTTGCTGGGTTACTAGTG GTGTACGTCAgtgaaaaaatgaggaaattgtTTTCGGGACAACACGAGCCGGTCATTGCCGAAGCATTTGAAAAGATTCAAAA ttcgtTTGACGATGAATGCACTGCACTTCTAGATCAATGTTTTCATACAAGTGAACGAGACACTAGAGCTGTATTGGATACAAATTATCATTTATTTATCCATACAGATGGATGCCCTTCAGTTGAAGAGGATATGGAAGTGATGGCATTAGCGTCGGCGGCGAAGGCAAAA AACTTCCTATCTCATCCAGCATGCCAACGAGAAATTGACTTTCGATGGCAGCCTGGTTTCAAATTAGGACAA ATGGcattcttcttatttttcttttttccgccGTTGTTTTTCTTACGCGGAAAGCAGAGAATCAAGAAACGAGAAATCAAAACAATGATGTTGAAAATGGATCATTCTGGGAATATGACTTCTATTACTTATAG taattttctTATTCGAGTCTACAATTTCTATACATCTCCAAATGCAAAATATGTTATTCACACTCTTTTTCGGTTAATATACGTGATATTCTATGCATACGTTTTGATGACAATGACACGAAAAACAATGGTTATGAATGAATTAGACGAGTTTTTGGATGAAATGGCTATTATAGTTTGGCAGTGTGCATATCTAACTGAAATGGCTGTATTGGTTTATCAAAGA GGTTTCTATAATTGGGCTGAACGAAATACAGCTGATCTTTACCGTAACTATTTGGTTGCAATGACAATGATAGCCTGGTCTGTAGCTGTAATTGCTCCTCCAACATGGCCTATTCGAGCTTTTGCAATCATTTCTGCCGActtattcttttatttttctttcgtttttgcAACTCTCCGACtcatgaaaattgcaaatgtcGATGCATTTTTTGGTTCAATTGTCCTTATGATCAAGAAAATG ATTCCAATAATGGTCAAATTTATGTTTGTGTTTATGGTATTTTGGTTCACCTATGCAGTTTGTCATATCAGTTTGGCGGGGCATTTGAAGAGTACTCCAAATATAACCGATGTCGTTTGGCCTTGGCTGATTTTCAGTAGTGgtgcatttgaaatttttggagaagcTGATGAGGAGGATAAACTAG GGACTGTCAGTAAATGCTCGTCAGCACCTCTGAACTGGGACGTCATTACTGATTCTTCGGTACAATGCTGGTTCAAA aCAAGTATGATACCTGTATTCTTATTCTGTTACATGTTGGTCTCAAGTGTACTCCTTGTGAATTTGGTTACCGCACTCTTATC gaaaaagtATGAAGATATTGACAAAGTTTCACATATTTACTGGAAATATAAACTGTATAGTCGGTTGATTGA gtatgaagaaaaattatggATTCCTGCACCACTCTCGTTGCTCTTTTacattctcaaaactttttgcttttttctatcaaaaattccaatcatTGGAGTTATACCCAATtactttatgaaaattttacacattttcgaAGGGAAAGTATATGCAAAAGAAAggaggaaaaatcgaaaatatgaAGCAGTAATGAATGGATTAATATCTAACCCGAATCGATGGGATGGTCCTACAGAAGATGAGAAAAAGTCAGTGGAATTAGTCAGAGAGCAAATGAGCATTTTG gAAGCTGACCGTAAAAGGAAACGCCTCGAGACGGACCTCATTCGAACTAGATTTGAGGAGATtatgtctgaaattgaaaacacgAACCGGTTCAGAAGAATACGATCTCAAACAACGTTCTAG
- the srb-17 gene encoding Serpentine receptor class beta-17 (Partially confirmed by transcript evidence) produces MPKTKLASSVELSFEEPELFVHMYDFAVEITDEFCQIAFPGAFHPAFLLVKLYHILLSVISMGSIIYFFLNYSNLLAFHFNIKILFFFQFCSCFLQSATLAISQTHHLVLALIANGPCDVILAPALFALFNLPLIFSMLCMEFSQVLMVIERTLASCLFVCYEKTTKTIGFVLTSFAVIVPGLTCLYMYYDDKFNYPQMSAMATSPSSKLRINYIFITINVLNVLTLMHSIGLYRHNKQKINMVKGRDHFILSSRFQMNENVSSSKLLWRLSCAQLIIFLLYGCAMYSLRIFLPGERSAVWQAVTEFCYTPPLYCAIMPLICIVCAQNSLKQRNSKVQSLITLRSVGQEGWDNYQGMLQKQWE; encoded by the exons ATGCCCAAAACGAAACTAGCTTCGTCAGTAGA actttcatTCGAAGAGCCTGAACTATTTGTCCACATGTACGATTTTGCTGTGGAAATCACCGatgaattttgtcaaatt gcttttccTGGAGCATTTCATCCAGCTTTCCTGCTAGTAAAACTGTATCATATTCTACTTTCTGTAATATCAATGGGttcgataatttattttttcctcaactacagtaatcttttgGCGTTTCACTTCAATATCAAG attctatttttctttcaattctgTTCATGCTTTCTTCAATCAGCCACTCTAGCCATATCTCAG ACGCATCACCTAGTTCTTGCTCTTATCGCCAATGGACCTTGTGACGTCATTCTTGCTCCGGCTCTTTTTGCGTTGTTCAATCTTCCTTTAATCTTTTCAATGCTTTGCATGGAGTTCTCACAAGTTTTGATGGTTATTGAAAGAACGTTGGCAAGCTGTCTGTTCGTATGTTAtgagaaaactacaaaaacaatcGGATTTGTACTCACATCTTTTGCG GTAATCGTTCCGGGATTAACATGCCTTTATATGTATTATGATGATAAATTCAACTATCCACAAATGAGTGCAATGGCAACTTCACCGTCCAGTAAATTGAGaataaattacatttttatcaCTATAAATGTGTTGAATGTTCTGACATTGATGCATTCAATCGGGTTGTATCGTCATAATAAACAAAAGATAAACAT ggtGAAAGGCCGTGATCATTTTATTCTTTCATCTCGTTTTCAAATGAACGAAAATGTCAGTTCATCAAAGCTTTTGTGGCGGCTTTCGTGTGCCCAACTGATTATTTTCTTGCTTTATGGATGTGCAATGTACAGTTTGAGAATCTTTTTACCAGGAGAAAGAAGTGCAGTTTGGCAAGCGGTCACTGAATTTTGTTAT ACTCCGCCACTCTACTGTGCCATTATGCCACTTATCTGCATAGTGTGTGCTCAAAACTCATTGAAGCAACGCAACTCCAAAGTTCAATCATTGATTACA ctccgGTCTGTGGGACAAGAGGGATGGGATAATTATCAAGGGATGCTGCAAAAGCAATGGGAATGA
- the cyts-1 gene encoding Tryptophan synthase beta chain-like PALP domain-containing protein (Confirmed by transcript evidence) codes for MRILIILISCLLPFSVADDLTQISHNEIPNEDIVSDDESKWRLEAIHKMWEERRKMGHTPLVKFSPPGFPNTDIFFKNETVSATRTLKHRFAWALLLWAIVEGKVTSKTSAVYDATSGNMGSAEAYMCTLVGIPYFAVVSEECEQEKIDNIEKFGGKVIKVPTALRTTKSNEFAIENNGFYINQQKNAALAEEFHESGDFINYESSNVFHEILVQLKDNEKQTSKVPDFFVHPAGTGGTVSSVGRYVVKYGLPTKVVLADSQFSVYYDYVIGNKFTNQTGEKVWRAPGIAGTGYGYDIVPIQYGETTSLTKNVINEAMKMPDIATVAAMRILNEMGYNAGASTSLNFLVCLYKAYQTKQKSSNNEYQLTIATLAGDPGDFYHSTYLDDGWVDTHLNYVGGVTAMECWKKLIQESIDTGSNFYLNGLTMCS; via the exons atgcGTATTTTGATCATATTAATATCGTGTCTACTTCCGTTTTCTGTTGCTGACGATCTAACACAAATTTCTCACAATGAAATTCCAAATGAAGATATTGTTTCAGACG ATGAATCAAAATGGAGGCTGGAAGCAATACATAAAATGTGGGAAGAACGTCGAAAAATGGGTCACACTCCGTTGGTGAAGTTCAGTCCACCAGGTTTTCCGAATACTGatatattcttcaaaaatgaaacagttTCCGCCACAAGAACTTTGAAACACAGATTTGCGTGGGCTCTATTGCTTTGGGCAATTGTTGAAG GGAAAGTCACATCAAAAACATCAGCTGTCTATGATGCAACATCGGGAAACATGGGATCTGCAGAAGCTTATATGTGCACTTTAGTCGGGATTCCGTATTTCGCCGTAGTTTCTGAGGAATGTGAACaagagaaaattgataacatTGAGAAATTTGGTGGAAAAGTTATAAAG GTACCAACTGCTCTCCGAACTACAAAAAGCAACGAATTTGCTATTGAAAACAATGGCTTTTATataaaccaacaaaaaaacgctGCACTCGCTGAAGAGTTTCATGAAAGTGGAGATTTTATTAATTATGAGTCTTCTAATGTCTTCCATGAAATTCTTGTCCAATTGAAAGACAATGAGAAGCAAACTTCAAAGGTACCTGATTTCTTTGTTCATCCTGCTGGCACTGGTGGAACTGTATCATCGGTTGGAAGATATGTAGTCAAATATGGTTTACCTACAAAAGTTGTTCTTGCTGATTCACAATTTTCGGTTTACTATGATTATGTAATTGGAAACAAGTTCACAAATCAAACTGGAGAAAAAGTCTGGAGAGCTCCAGGAATTGCTGGAACAGGATATGGATATGATATTGTACCAATACAGTATGGAGAAACAAcaagtttaacaaaaaatgtaataaatgaAGCTATGAAGATGCCTGATATTGCAACAGTTGCCGCCATGAGAATTCTTAATGAAATGGGATATAATGCCGGTGCATCAAcatctctcaattttttggtttgccTTTACAAAGCATATCAAACAAA ACAAAAATCATCCAACAATGAATATCAGCTTACAATTGCAACTTTGGCTGGTGATCCCGGAGATTTTTATCATAGCACTTACCTAGATGACGGATGGGTTGATACACATTTAAATTATGTTGGCGGTGTGACTGCAATGGAATGTTGGAAGAAGTTAATACAAGAATCTATCGATACGGGATCCAATTTCTATTTGAATGGACTCACAATGTGTTCATGA